Genomic DNA from Osmia lignaria lignaria isolate PbOS001 chromosome 6, iyOsmLign1, whole genome shotgun sequence:
attgaacGCGATTAAGTGATGCAGGAACTTTAACGTTTGAGTTTCAATATTCGCTATCGAGAGCCTGGAGGAACGGTTGAATCGAAACCTCATCCTCGCAGTCGGGGATGAGCTTTCCTTTGTACTTCACGCAGGAATCGGCGCATTTCTGGCCCAGGAAGTACGGTCCGAACATTTTCTTGCACTGGGCACAGTTTCTGATGCAAACGCCTGTTTCGATAAGAAGCAAAacgattatttttaaatattccaatAGAAAAAAGGTATCGTTAAACTTACCTATGGCTCGATCGAAAGGAGTGTTTCCCGCAGCGAGCACGAAGACCGTGGCATAGGCTACGAAGAGCACCAGGAGAATGCGAGTTGATGTATTCATGACTGAAACAAACAAGTCCGTAAGACTAACAAtcgaaaattaccattttcaaaaatttaagtgaaaaagaaaaatttttcgaaaatcgaactcgatttctgtaaaaataaagaaaatattagtGGATACCCATCTTCAGGAAGAATAGGCATCATTGATTATATTCAGATAAAAAGAGGAAAGCAAAGAAACCAACAGGATCTCTAAACGTCaagctattaaaaaaaaaaaacaacaatttAATTAGCTAGACGAGTGGAAAACAGGTGGGAAAGAAAggacaaaaaaaagaagaatcaccTGTAGCGAATAGAACGGGAGTCCTAGTTGAAGGTAGAGAGCTAACAGGATACAGATACCTGACTCGTGCCAGCCTCTGGCAGGATGCAGCGGTTCAAAGCCGTGCCGATATCATATTCACTTTCCTCGATTAATTACCAGTCTCGGGCAGGCGTAGATAAGGAAGACGGAGAATCGAAAGGAGCGAGAGAGACGGTGAACGAAATCCATGAACTTTCAGGGATAAACGCGACGTCGT
This window encodes:
- the Eh gene encoding eclosion hormone encodes the protein MNTSTRILLVLFVAYATVFVLAAGNTPFDRAIGVCIRNCAQCKKMFGPYFLGQKCADSCVKYKGKLIPDCEDEVSIQPFLQALDSEY